The Kitasatospora setae KM-6054 genome contains a region encoding:
- a CDS encoding sensor histidine kinase, producing MKLSTRIAIGAAVLVPLLVAAAGLLLLPLVDADLHRRQDAQLNNRAAAVLPNARALLAADSRGRPKAEQNQQRKLMDAALDAGIRLTAADGTVLLTAGSQPDDPGLLPDAPGGKAVTVAQDGASWRVLTVRVNSGSTAGTLWVLAPAGEPAEELRAVRRRVLLVALVAAPLSGLVAFGLAERATLPLRRLGRRAAALDPRTGHAAFAHARTGTAEVDELSGAIALLLSRYDEQAARTAQALDTARSFSSAASHELRTPLMSLRTNLDVLAAHPGLPADERAEVVAELQQDHARMLDLLSALSALARGDLVEVSAFGPVDLAELVDGAVAEAARHHPDTVFRTELPIEARVFGWDAGLRILLANLLGNAAVHGRVADRPAEVAVRLRVEGTTARLTVDDTGPGVPPAERAAVFHRFHRRPDSPGSGLGLTLVAQQAALHRGSALLTDRPDGPGCRLEIRLPLLRLDAPTVQLPSLRDWLSEDRRP from the coding sequence GTGAAGCTGTCGACCCGGATCGCGATCGGGGCTGCGGTGCTGGTGCCGCTGCTGGTGGCGGCGGCGGGGCTGTTGCTGCTGCCGCTGGTCGACGCGGACCTGCACCGGCGCCAGGACGCCCAGTTGAACAACCGCGCGGCCGCCGTCCTGCCCAACGCCCGGGCGCTGCTGGCGGCCGACAGCCGGGGGCGCCCGAAGGCCGAGCAGAACCAGCAGCGCAAGCTGATGGACGCGGCGCTGGACGCGGGCATCCGGCTGACCGCCGCGGACGGCACGGTGCTGCTGACGGCGGGCTCGCAGCCGGACGATCCGGGGCTGCTGCCGGACGCGCCGGGCGGGAAGGCCGTCACGGTCGCCCAGGACGGCGCGTCCTGGCGGGTGCTGACCGTCCGGGTGAACAGCGGGAGCACCGCCGGGACGCTCTGGGTGCTGGCCCCGGCCGGGGAGCCGGCCGAGGAGCTGCGGGCGGTGCGGCGGCGGGTGCTGCTGGTGGCGCTGGTCGCGGCACCGCTTTCGGGGCTGGTCGCCTTCGGGCTGGCCGAGCGGGCCACCCTGCCGCTGCGCCGGCTGGGCCGCCGGGCGGCGGCGCTCGACCCCCGGACGGGGCACGCCGCGTTCGCGCACGCCCGGACGGGCACCGCCGAGGTGGACGAACTCTCGGGCGCGATCGCGCTGTTGCTGTCCCGCTACGACGAGCAGGCGGCCCGGACGGCGCAGGCGCTGGACACCGCGCGGTCGTTCTCCTCGGCGGCCTCGCACGAGTTGCGCACCCCGCTGATGAGCCTGCGCACCAACCTGGACGTGCTGGCCGCCCACCCCGGCCTGCCGGCGGACGAACGCGCCGAGGTGGTGGCCGAGTTGCAGCAGGACCACGCCCGGATGCTGGACCTGCTGAGCGCGCTGTCCGCGCTGGCCCGGGGCGACCTGGTGGAGGTCTCGGCGTTCGGCCCGGTCGACCTGGCGGAGCTGGTGGACGGCGCCGTCGCCGAGGCCGCCCGCCACCACCCGGACACCGTCTTCCGCACCGAACTTCCGATCGAGGCACGGGTGTTCGGCTGGGACGCGGGCCTGCGCATCCTGCTCGCCAACCTGCTGGGCAACGCGGCCGTGCACGGCCGGGTCGCCGACCGCCCGGCCGAGGTGGCGGTCCGGCTGCGGGTCGAGGGCACCACCGCCCGCCTCACCGTGGACGACACCGGCCCGGGCGTCCCGCCCGCCGAGCGGGCCGCGGTCTTCCACCGCTTCCACCGGCGTCCGGACAGTCCGGGCTCCGGCCTCGGGCTGACCCTGGTCGCCCAACAGGCCGCCCTGCACCGGGGATCCGCCCTGCTCACCGACCGCCCGGACGGCCCGGGCTGCCGCCTGGAGATCCGGCTGCCGCTGCTCCGGCTCGACGCGCCGACCGTGCAACTCCCCTCCCTCCGCGACTGGTTGAGCGAGGACCGGCGCCCCTGA
- a CDS encoding response regulator transcription factor: MAGRVLVVDDDAAIRRSLERGLRLSGFRVEVAADGAQALSRLAGDAPDPPDVLVLDVGMPGLSGTDVCRTLRARADDTPVLMLSALDELADRVAGLQAGADDYLVKPFALEELVLRLHALLRRRPPQPTDLIRVGPLRIHPETRQAFWEEDELRLTRREFELLAQLARNAGLVLSREVLLDRVWGYDFEVRSDAVDTFVSYLRRKLEAGGRPRTVHTVRGVGFVLRAPNTDSTPGGAGGEGGPGR; this comes from the coding sequence ATGGCCGGGCGGGTGCTGGTGGTGGACGACGACGCGGCGATCCGGCGGAGCCTGGAGCGCGGGCTGCGGCTGAGCGGCTTCCGGGTGGAGGTCGCGGCGGACGGCGCGCAGGCGCTGTCCCGGCTGGCCGGGGACGCCCCGGACCCGCCGGACGTGCTGGTGCTGGACGTCGGGATGCCGGGCCTCTCCGGGACGGACGTCTGCCGGACGCTGCGGGCCCGGGCGGACGACACCCCGGTGCTGATGCTCTCCGCGCTGGACGAACTCGCCGACCGGGTCGCCGGGTTGCAAGCGGGCGCGGACGACTACCTGGTGAAGCCGTTCGCACTGGAGGAGTTGGTGCTGCGGCTGCACGCGCTGCTGCGCCGCCGCCCGCCGCAGCCCACCGACCTGATCCGGGTCGGGCCGCTGCGGATCCACCCGGAGACCCGACAGGCTTTCTGGGAGGAGGACGAACTCCGGCTGACCAGGCGCGAGTTCGAACTGCTCGCCCAACTCGCCCGGAACGCCGGACTGGTGCTCTCCCGGGAGGTGCTGCTGGACCGGGTCTGGGGCTACGACTTCGAGGTGCGCAGCGACGCCGTGGACACCTTCGTCTCCTACCTGCGGCGGAAGTTGGAGGCCGGCGGCCGCCCCCGGACGGTGCACACGGTGCGCGGCGTGGGGTTCGTGCTGCGCGCGCCGAACACCGACAGCACGCCGGGCGGGGCAGGCGGCGAGGGCGGGCCGGGCCGGTGA
- a CDS encoding DUF4440 domain-containing protein: MSASDPTAKAELDRITAEFYAAFDNRHGGPADVGRLRRLMLPGGIIVATGPSYTAYTVEEFVAPRELLLSDGRLTDFHEWEVDERTDIAGRVASRTGGYRKSGVLDGEPYEGGGTKTFQFAHTPDGWRITAFSWHDEP, translated from the coding sequence ATGTCTGCGAGCGACCCCACGGCCAAGGCCGAACTCGACCGGATCACCGCCGAGTTCTACGCCGCGTTCGACAACCGGCACGGCGGCCCGGCCGACGTCGGGCGGCTGCGACGGCTGATGCTGCCCGGCGGGATCATCGTGGCCACCGGCCCCTCGTACACCGCGTACACCGTCGAGGAGTTCGTCGCCCCGCGCGAACTCCTGCTGTCCGACGGGAGGTTGACCGACTTCCACGAGTGGGAGGTCGACGAGCGCACCGACATCGCCGGCCGGGTCGCCTCCCGGACCGGCGGCTACCGCAAGTCCGGTGTGCTCGACGGCGAGCCCTACGAGGGCGGCGGCACCAAGACCTTCCAGTTCGCCCACACCCCGGACGGCTGGCGCATCACCGCCTTCTCCTGGCACGACGAACCGTAA
- a CDS encoding VOC family protein — translation MTSVIRHVTIDSLDPYRLASFWSEVLGQPLHEEDFPGDPQALIEAAGLLFVTVPEGKERKNRIHFDLQPEDRTRDEEVERLLALGATRVADQRRPDGTGWVVLADIEGNEFCVERSKGERGL, via the coding sequence ATGACTTCTGTGATCCGCCATGTGACCATCGACAGCCTCGACCCGTACCGCCTCGCCTCGTTCTGGTCGGAGGTGCTCGGCCAGCCGCTGCACGAGGAGGACTTCCCCGGCGACCCGCAGGCGCTGATCGAGGCGGCGGGCCTGCTGTTCGTGACCGTCCCGGAGGGCAAGGAGCGCAAGAACCGGATCCACTTCGACCTCCAGCCCGAGGACCGGACCCGGGACGAGGAGGTCGAGCGGCTGCTGGCGCTGGGCGCGACGCGGGTCGCCGACCAGCGGCGGCCGGACGGCACGGGCTGGGTGGTGCTCGCAGACATCGAGGGCAACGAGTTCTGCGTGGAGCGCAGCAAGGGCGAGCGCGGGCTCTGA
- a CDS encoding MarR family winged helix-turn-helix transcriptional regulator, whose amino-acid sequence MGEHMGTWETNDSAEQPALRALLKAVTGLVGPLLERTGEIFAAHKVPFSQAGLLAELHERGGPQRMVTLAQLHGVAPRTMTSLVEGLEKRGLVDRTTDPADRRVTLVTVSTRGQALMRRIEEARDAFAAEIFSPLSAADRSALLALLGKAGPVVRGA is encoded by the coding sequence GTGGGGGAACACATGGGGACGTGGGAGACGAACGACAGCGCGGAACAGCCAGCACTGCGCGCGCTGTTGAAGGCGGTGACCGGCCTGGTCGGGCCACTGCTCGAACGGACGGGTGAGATCTTCGCCGCGCACAAGGTGCCGTTCTCGCAGGCCGGCCTGCTCGCCGAACTGCACGAGCGCGGCGGCCCGCAGCGGATGGTGACGCTCGCCCAACTGCACGGTGTGGCGCCGCGGACGATGACCTCGCTGGTCGAGGGACTGGAGAAGCGCGGACTGGTCGACCGGACCACCGACCCGGCCGACCGCCGGGTCACCCTGGTCACCGTCAGCACCCGGGGCCAGGCCCTGATGCGGCGGATCGAGGAGGCCAGGGACGCCTTCGCCGCCGAGATCTTCAGCCCGCTGTCGGCCGCCGACCGTTCGGCGCTGCTGGCCCTGCTGGGGAAGGCGGGCCCGGTGGTGCGCGGGGCGTGA
- a CDS encoding RNA polymerase sigma factor — protein MVETRWPAEEVIAAARGGDRDSLTVLVEGAHPNVRRFAHSLCASPEDAEDAAQEALIILYRRIGMLRATGALASWLFRIVRNECLRRARTLRPAADTASDEAPGGPAASAEEEALRRLDVRRVTAAIAALPADQRRVLIMRDLQGLGGRAVADALGLSTAAMKSRLHRARTAVRAELGGDPEERR, from the coding sequence GTGGTTGAGACCCGCTGGCCCGCCGAGGAGGTGATCGCCGCGGCGCGCGGCGGCGACCGGGACTCGCTGACCGTCCTGGTCGAGGGCGCGCACCCGAACGTCCGCCGCTTCGCGCACTCGCTGTGCGCCAGCCCCGAGGACGCGGAGGACGCCGCCCAGGAGGCGCTGATCATCCTCTACCGGCGGATCGGCATGCTGCGGGCGACCGGCGCGCTCGCCTCCTGGCTGTTCCGGATCGTCCGCAACGAGTGCCTGCGCCGGGCCCGCACGCTCCGTCCGGCCGCCGACACCGCATCGGACGAGGCCCCCGGCGGGCCGGCCGCCTCCGCCGAGGAGGAGGCCCTGCGGCGGCTCGACGTCCGGCGGGTCACCGCCGCGATCGCCGCGCTCCCCGCCGACCAGCGCCGCGTGCTGATCATGCGCGACCTCCAGGGCCTCGGCGGCCGCGCCGTCGCCGACGCGCTCGGACTCAGCACCGCCGCCATGAAGTCCCGGCTGCACCGGGCCCGGACCGCCGTCCGGGCCGAACTCGGCGGCGACCCGGAGGAACGGCGGTGA